Within the Dolichospermum compactum NIES-806 genome, the region TTTTACCCCACCCTAACCCTCCCCTTGTAAAGGGGAGGGAACTGGATTTTTATTGTTTCCCCCCTTTACAAGGGGGGACTAAGGGGGGTAGCAATGTGATGAAAATTACGGAATACCACTTTTCAAACATCCTCTAATACGTTGAATAATTTGATTATTTTCATATTGCAAAAGAGTCACGGTATTAGTATCAAGAATATAGATGCTCACGCTGCATGATTCTCCTCTATAGAAGCTTCTTCCGCAACCATTTCTTCATCTAATTTACGCCGATTTATAGTTATTTCTTCGACAAATTCATCAAAAAATGGATCATGTTTGAACATACCAGTAAATTTGACTAAAGGGTTAGATTCTTCCACAATTTCTTGAGGTATTTCTATTCCTAAACCAAAGCATAGTCGCAATGTTACCCACCACAAGTAAGAGAAAATAGGACTAAAGAATTCATTATCATTAATTAAACCATGAGCCATGCGATTTCTTAAATTTGACCCGGATTTCTCTACTAATAAACCCTGAATCTCAAAAAGTGTATCTTCATCAAAAATTGAAGTAATTTGTGGATATTTACTAGGGAAAAGAGTTGTATTTAAATTGTTTTCTTGTTGAATACCATTATTTTTGTTGTCAATTCCAGAAGTTATCGCTCCTCGCTTCGAGAGTAGATAACGAACGGAGTTTTCAATTTGGGGAATTAAGATATGAGTAGAAGTAATAAAATCTCCCATTAATCCAGCATAAAGACCTTTTGCAAATAAATATTCTCTTCCTGATGGTACAAAAAGGTTATTTGAAACTAGTGGAAGTAAGTCGGATTCTTTTATTTTGTGGTCTTCTGATTTTTGTATTATGTGTTCCGAAATAATTTGTTTTCTAGCTGGTTCAATAAAAGCCTGAGCGAAAATCTTTTGATATCCAATAGCCTCTACATACATTTCATACCTAATTACTTTTTCCTCGTCATTAAAGTTCTGACGCGCTACAAATTTACCCATCTCATTCATTTTCACTATTGGGAAGAAACGGGATAATACTACATTTTCTTCTACCATTTTTTGCAGTTCAGAAACTTTAGGTGGAGTCGCTAAAACAGCCAAAGCTAATATTGCTTCTGGAAATTCTTTACCTTTAACCTGTGATCTAGCTAATTCTACTTCTTCACTAATATTAAACTCAGAAGAAATTGTTATTAACTCATTAGATGACTTTTGCTGATACTCAAGAAGACGTTTATGAATTTGCTCTAATTTATTTTTTATTACTGCTTTTTCCTCTTCTGTACCTTGGCTTTGTAACCTTTCAAATGCTTCAAAAGCTTTCTGTAAATCGTGTGATGCTTTGAAGTAAGGGGTTGGATGTTTAGTTAAAGAATCTTCAGATTCCTTGATGTAAGTTTCAGCGGCAGCCATTCTTGCTGTATATGCCTTTTCTACATTTTTTTCAATACGATGCCATTCTGCTTTAATTTTCCAGTAGTTTCGGACTTTATCCCATTCTTTACTGAATTCTTGAAAAATTGCCCCTTTCTTAGCTAAATCAGAATATTTAGAAGTATTTAAAA harbors:
- a CDS encoding DUF4209 domain-containing protein, whose translation is MLPLTPPLTKQDFINSGWKEVVNSSERKECLSYHMTFWNKAKQAEAVVNIREQIVFEILAFVTGAAINPELNDEFFGEVFSNLAEEYLNFLTEIALEISDPELQARVADILWVKNGNYQMAQLAVEAYLESAKQLEDPQKWTHCVDRIERSLKLARKINYKPEIVIEYIDEVLNRYQGEDPLWLSIKLHELLQDEKNINLLRKTKLLNTSKYSDLAKKGAIFQEFSKEWDKVRNYWKIKAEWHRIEKNVEKAYTARMAAAETYIKESEDSLTKHPTPYFKASHDLQKAFEAFERLQSQGTEEEKAVIKNKLEQIHKRLLEYQQKSSNELITISSEFNISEEVELARSQVKGKEFPEAILALAVLATPPKVSELQKMVEENVVLSRFFPIVKMNEMGKFVARQNFNDEEKVIRYEMYVEAIGYQKIFAQAFIEPARKQIISEHIIQKSEDHKIKESDLLPLVSNNLFVPSGREYLFAKGLYAGLMGDFITSTHILIPQIENSVRYLLSKRGAITSGIDNKNNGIQQENNLNTTLFPSKYPQITSIFDEDTLFEIQGLLVEKSGSNLRNRMAHGLINDNEFFSPIFSYLWWVTLRLCFGLGIEIPQEIVEESNPLVKFTGMFKHDPFFDEFVEEITINRRKLDEEMVAEEASIEENHAA